The proteins below come from a single Eremothecium sinecaudum strain ATCC 58844 chromosome II, complete sequence genomic window:
- the SFT1 gene encoding Sft1p (Syntenic homolog of Ashbya gossypii ABR006W; Syntenic homolog of Saccharomyces cerevisiae YKL006C-A (SFT1); 1-intron in Ashbya gossypii), with the protein MSDGRYSQVENSNNKRLDELVGKLSTFRNINMDIGRQAESDLSLVDSMHNSVGALFTNIKNSSMRLTRSISAGNNIWKAVGLSLLFFFIIYNIFKLF; encoded by the exons ATGTCGGATGGACGGTATTCACAGGTAGAGAATAGT AATAATAAACGACTTGATGAGTTGGTTGGTAAACTCTCAACCTTTAGGAATATAAATATGGATATCGGACGTCAGGCGGAGTCTGATCTTTCACTGGTGGATTCGATGCATAACTCCGTGGGGGCTCTTTTTACCAATATCAAAAATTCATCAATGAGATTAACTAGGTCTATTTCAGCGGGGAATAATATATGGAAGGCAGTGGGGTTGTCGTTGTTGTTCTTCTTTATAATTTACAACATATTTAAACTGTTTTAA
- the CAP1 gene encoding Cap1p (Syntenic homolog of Ashbya gossypii ABR007C; Syntenic homolog of Saccharomyces cerevisiae YKL007W (CAP1)), with protein sequence MSKFNEIIKNLMFDAAPSEVLSVYKSLLDLTDGKNKASIIDVLQEYNIAHRIPITIDGTPSVISEYNKQGSKFYDPIKKKLFSVDYVEGNAMDIEPYDVDVPEEQMKVFEDIQQYLKSTFPAESACSVLSTGEEDNLAIIIVSMKFSPANFWSGYWKSEYIYNPRSKELKGKIDVSAHYYENGNVKFKFSESINEEAVKDIVTSIKRIETTFDTKLNVGFRKLNETQFSKLRRRLPVTRSKINWGKAIGNYRLGKDATKGSD encoded by the coding sequence ATGTCGAAATTCAatgaaattattaaaaactTAATGTTTGATGCTGCCCCAAGCGAGGTATTATCAGTTTATAAGTCGTTATTAGATCTTACAGACGGAAAAAATAAAGCTTCGATTATTGACGTGCTTCAGGAGTACAATATTGCACATCGCATTCCTATCACTATAGATGGCACCCCAAGCGTTATATCTGAATATAATAAACAAGGTTCTAAATTCTATGATCCaataaagaagaaattgTTTTCAGTTGATTATGTGGAAGGAAATGCGATGGATATAGAACCATATGATGTAGATGTTCCTGAGGAACAAATGAAGGTATTTGAAGATATTCAACAGTACCTAAAGAGTACATTTCCAGCAGAAAGCGCTTGTTCAGTTTTGTCTACAGGCGAAGAAGATAATTTAGCTATTATTATAGTCAGCATGAAGTTCAGCCCGGCTAACTTTTGGAGTGGTTATTGGAAATCAGAATATATTTATAATCCACGTAGCAAGGAATTGAAAGGCAAAATTGATGTTTCTGCGCATTATTATGAAAATGGAAACGTTAAGTTTAAATTCTCCGAATCCATTAATGAGGAGGCCGTAAAGGATATCGTAACATCCATCAAGAGAATTGAAACGACCTTCGATACCAAGTTGAATGTTGGCTTTAGAAAGTTAAATGAAACTCAATTCAGCAAGCTAAGGAGACGACTTCCTGTCACAAGGTCTAAAATCAACTGGGGGAAAGCCATTGGCAACTATAGGCTAGGAAAAGATGCTACTAAGGGCAGCGATTAA
- the HSE1 gene encoding ESCRT-0 subunit protein HSE1 (Syntenic homolog of Ashbya gossypii ABR008C; Syntenic homolog of Saccharomyces cerevisiae YHL002W (HSE1)), which produces MVSKRKIENAVKTATAGELRADNWQYHLDVCDLVRDDPEELGKYAMEAIEERLKQNDANVILRTLSLITCLAGNCGSRLQQAIASKHFTGILYNLTQSKYIHMTVKQELIKVVEQLTDSFKHDPSLKAMADLNSTISRKFPYLMNDPSVPQKKDMDRYSKAAEEEELERALKQSLLEYEQQQELQRSRTENVAHSQIEDSSGSPLHLQQAHQPNQVRKVRAVYDLKASEPEELSFVKGDIITVIEQVYRDWWRGSLRGKVGIFPLNYVTPISAPSSEELATEAIEEQAVLRQKPKVDKLLQSLKHSHDTDITQNQEVNELYSEVTPLRPKITKMLGKYAQKKDDLISLREVLANAESTYNRMLDEAANGFANTVPPKINQKQQYYDRMEHLSLSEDKSYAQQQHSLQNMAYSSINYFPSRPKVNNPQQPGPQCSDSSTQNRPPFPTPDGYPNQYQYDPEKN; this is translated from the coding sequence ATGGTAAGTAAACGAAAAATTGAAAACGCAGTTAAGACAGCCACTGCTGGTGAACTAAGAGCAGATAACTGGCAGTACCATCTAGATGTTTGTGATTTAGTAAGGGATGATCCAGAGGAACTAGGGAAGTATGCTATGGAGGCGATCGAAGAGCGGTTGAAGCAAAATGATGCAAATGTTATTCTTCGAACTTTGTCACTTATAACATGTTTAGCAGGGAATTGTGGGTCTAGATTACAACAGGCTATTGCATCGAAGCATTTTACCGGAATACTCTATAATTTAACTCAAAGTAAGTATATTCACATGACAGTAAAACAAGAGCTTATTAAAGTTGTAGAGCAACTCACAGACTCATTTAAACATGATCCCTCGTTGAAAGCTATGGCGGACCTAAACTCAACGATTTCTAGGAAGTTTCCCTATTTAATGAATGACCCATCTGTGCCACAGAAGAAAGATATGGATAGGTATTCTAAGGCAGCAGAAGAGGAAGAGCTCGAGAGGGCTTTAAAACAATCTCTACTAGAGTACGAACAACAACAAGAATTACAGCGTTCTCGAACAGAAAACGTGGCTCATTCCCAAATTGAGGACAGTTCTGGATCACCCCTACATCTGCAACAAGCCCACCAACCTAACCAGGTCCGGAAGGTAAGAGCGGTATATGATTTAAAGGCTAGCGAACCTGAAGAACTATCATTTGTCAAAGGGGACATCATAACAGTAATTGAACAGGTATATAGAGATTGGTGGAGGGGCAGCTTACGGGGAAAGGTAGGTATTTTTCCATTAAATTATGTGACGCCAATCTCAGCACCTTCTTCGGAAGAACTAGCAACTGAGGCAATAGAAGAGCAGGCAGTTTTGAGGCAAAAGCCTAAGGTTGATAAATTGCTGCAGTCTTTAAAACATTCGCATGATACAGACATAACTCAGAACCAAGAAGTAAATGAGCTTTATTCTGAGGTTACTCCATTAAGACCTAAAATTACAAAAATGTTAGGTAAATACGCGCAGAAAAAGGATGATTTAATATCATTGAGGGAGGTCTTAGCAAATGCAGAATCTACTTACAACCGCATGTTGGATGAAGCGGCGAATGGGTTTGCAAATACGGTTCCACCAAAAATTAACCAAAAGCAACAATATTACGACAGAATGGAACATCTCTCCTTAAGTGAAGACAAATCATATGCACAACAACAACATTCATTGCAAAATATGGCATATTCTTCCATCAATTATTTTCCCAGTCGACCTAAGGTAAATAATCCTCAGCAGCCAGGTCCTCAATGTTCGGACTCGTCGACGCAGAACCGCCCACCTTTTCCTACACCCGATGGATATCCAAATCAATATCAATATGATCCTGAAAAGAACTAA
- a CDS encoding TLC domain-containing protein (Syntenic homolog of Ashbya gossypii ABR009W; Syntenic homolog of Saccharomyces cerevisiae YHL003C (LAG1) and YKL008C (LAC1)): MIDDSNVPQVSRRRKSSVGHIALGDTKVPSLSTMPETKQSKMAAEARLRALSGASNNDTDVINKMWLAYRELNYRHTWLSPFFILAAVYGCYFASGNRTASNPLHMFVAISYPVGDTGMYGKGIKDLSFVLFYMIFFTFLREFVMAMVLLPLTRWLGVTGKHRVNRIMEQGYSTFYYGLSGPFGLYIMYHTDMWYFKTAPMYETYPDLTNSYLCKIFYLCQAAFWAQQGCILVLQVEKPRKDFKELVFHHIVTLAMISLSYMFHFTKIGLLIYITMDVSDFFLALSKIFNYLNSPLTPPFFMIFVSSWIYLRHYTNIRILWSILTEFRTVGKFTLNFATQQYKCWISLPIVFTLLSALQLVNLYWLFLIMRILWRMVTQGVSKDDRSDSESDDDDDEPDSEKKNL; the protein is encoded by the coding sequence ATGATAGATGACTCCAATGTCCCCCAGGTGTCTCGGAGACGTAAGTCTTCTGTTGGCCATATAGCCTTGGGTGATACAAAAGTTCCTAGTTTATCTACCATGCCGGAAACCAAACAATCCAAGATGGCAGCTGAAGCGCGTTTACGGGCTCTATCTGGAGCTTCAAACAATGATACTGATGTTATCAATAAAATGTGGTTGGCTTATAGAGAATTAAACTACAGACATACCTGGTTGTCTCCATTCTTCATACTAGCTGCTGTTTACGGTTGCTATTTTGCATCAGGAAATAGGACTGCCTCTAATCCATTGCATATGTTTGTTGCAATTTCCTACCCTGTGGGAGATACCGGTATGTATGGTAAAGGTATTAAAGATTTGAGTTTTGTTTTGTTCTACATGATATTTTTTACATTTCTTCGTGAGTTTGTTATGGCGATGGTCTTATTGCCTTTGACCCGTTGGTTGGGAGTAACTGGTAAACATAGAGTAAACAGGATTATGGAACAAGGATACTCAACCTTTTATTATGGTCTTTCTGGTCCATTTGGGCTATACATTATGTACCATACTGATATGTGGTATTTTAAAACGGCTCCAATGTACGAAACATATCCCGATCTTACGAATAGCTACTTATGCAAGATATTTTACTTGTGCCAAGCAGCTTTCTGGGCTCAACAGGGATGTATTTTAGTTTTGCAAGTCGAAAAACCTCGTAAAGATTTCAAAGAATTGGTCTTTCACCATATTGTTACTTTAGCTATGATTTCGCTATCTTATATGTTCCATTTTACAAAAATTGGACTCCTCATCTACATTACAATGGATGTTTCTGATTTCTTCTTGGCATTATCCAAGATCTTTAATTACTTGAATTCGCCTTTGACTCCACCTTTCTTCATGATTTTTGTAAGTTCATGGATCTATTTGCGGCATTACACGAACATAAGGATTTTATGGTCAATATTAACTGAGTTTAGAACCGTTGGTAAATTTACTTTAAACTTCGCAACCCAGCAATACAAATGCTGGATATCTCTTCCCATAGTTTTTACTTTGCTATCTGCTTTACAATTAGTAAACCTTTATTGGTTATTTTTAATTATGCGAATCTTATGGCGTATGGTCACTCAGGGTGTTAGCAAAGACGACCGAAGCGATAGTGAATCcgatgatgacgatgatgagCCTGATAGTGAAAAGAAGAACCTATAG